In one window of Aceticella autotrophica DNA:
- the thiE gene encoding thiamine phosphate synthase: MGKNVLDTDIYCITAEEYSKGRDNIQVVKDMIEAGIKIIQYREKEKKMLYKYNECVELRKMTKDAGVTFIIDDDIDLALAVKADGVHIGQEDMPIERVREIVGNDVIIGLSTHSPEQALDAVKRGADYIGVGPIFPTKTKKDVCDAVGLEYLDFVVKNIDIPFVAIGGIKEGNIKEVKKHGAKCMALVTEIVGADDIKGKINKLRAILKE, encoded by the coding sequence ATGGGGAAAAATGTACTTGATACAGATATTTATTGCATAACAGCCGAAGAATATTCTAAAGGGAGAGATAATATTCAGGTTGTTAAGGATATGATTGAAGCAGGTATTAAAATCATTCAGTATCGTGAAAAAGAAAAAAAAATGCTGTATAAATACAATGAATGTGTTGAATTGAGAAAAATGACAAAAGATGCCGGTGTAACATTTATAATAGATGATGATATAGACCTTGCATTAGCGGTCAAGGCAGACGGTGTCCATATTGGACAGGAAGATATGCCTATTGAGAGGGTAAGGGAGATTGTTGGAAACGATGTAATTATCGGCCTTTCTACACATTCACCGGAGCAAGCCTTAGATGCGGTTAAAAGAGGTGCTGATTATATAGGTGTTGGACCTATATTTCCTACAAAGACTAAAAAAGATGTTTGTGATGCGGTTGGTCTTGAATATCTTGATTTTGTTGTAAAAAATATTGATATACCTTTTGTTGCAATAGGCGGCATAAAAGAAGGTAATATCAAAGAAGTAAAAAAACATGGTGCAAAATGTATGGCTTTAGTTACAGAGATAGTAGGTGCTGATGATATAAAAGGAAAAATCAATAAATTGAGAGCTATATTAAAGGAATGA
- the thiH gene encoding 2-iminoacetate synthase ThiH — translation MTTFYYEYIRYRNFNFEGFFNSISDYDIERVISKDKLNIYDFLTLLSPNAEKYLEIMAQKAHRVTIQNFGRVILLYIPMYLANYCINKCAYCGYNADNKIKRNIMSIEDVRHEAELISQKGFRHILILTGESRAKTPVSYIKTCVAVLKEYFSSICIEIYPLKEKEYEELVHAGVDSITIYQETYDEKTYDEVHLSGPKKNYKYRLETPDRACRAGIKNVNIGALLGLNDWRKDVFYTALHAKYLQDKYGDVDVGVSVPRIKPHIGAFQPKSNVSDKNLVQIILSFRIFMPRLGISLSTRESADLRNNLIPLGITKFSAESSTKVGGYLEEKEYEDSGQFEVSDNRSLEEIVEMIRSSGYQPIFKDWENVI, via the coding sequence ATGACGACTTTTTATTATGAGTATATTAGATATAGGAATTTTAATTTTGAAGGTTTTTTTAACAGTATTTCAGATTATGATATAGAAAGGGTAATATCAAAAGATAAACTGAATATATACGATTTTCTTACTCTTTTATCACCAAATGCTGAAAAATATCTTGAGATAATGGCACAAAAGGCTCATAGGGTGACGATTCAAAATTTTGGCAGAGTAATACTTTTATATATACCAATGTATCTTGCAAATTATTGTATCAATAAATGTGCTTATTGTGGATACAATGCCGATAATAAGATAAAAAGGAATATTATGTCAATAGAAGATGTAAGACACGAAGCAGAGTTAATAAGTCAAAAAGGTTTTAGACATATATTAATACTAACAGGTGAGTCAAGAGCAAAAACCCCGGTTTCATATATAAAGACTTGTGTGGCTGTCTTAAAGGAATACTTTTCGTCCATTTGTATAGAGATTTATCCATTAAAGGAAAAAGAATATGAAGAATTAGTTCATGCAGGTGTTGATTCTATTACGATATATCAGGAAACATATGATGAAAAGACATATGATGAAGTTCACCTATCGGGTCCAAAGAAAAATTACAAATACAGGCTTGAAACACCGGACAGGGCATGCAGGGCAGGAATAAAAAACGTAAATATAGGTGCCTTGCTGGGATTGAATGACTGGAGAAAGGATGTATTCTATACGGCTTTGCATGCGAAATATCTGCAAGACAAATATGGTGATGTTGATGTAGGTGTATCTGTACCAAGAATAAAACCGCATATCGGAGCTTTTCAGCCGAAATCTAATGTATCAGATAAAAATCTCGTACAAATCATCCTTTCCTTTAGGATTTTTATGCCAAGACTTGGAATTTCATTATCAACGAGAGAAAGTGCAGATTTAAGGAATAATCTTATACCCCTTGGTATAACAAAATTTTCTGCTGAATCTTCAACAAAGGTCGGAGGATATCTTGAAGAAAAGGAATATGAGGACTCGGGTCAATTTGAGGTATCTGACAATAGAAGCCTTGAAGAAATTGTAGAAATGATTCGTAGTTCGGGATATCAACCTATTTTTAAGGATTGGGAAAATGTCATATAA
- a CDS encoding thiazole synthase yields MEDELIIGNKKITNRLFIGTGKFPDDSLIPDVIKKSGAQVVTVAVRRVDFGKTKEDMTNYIPDNCILMPNTSGARNADEAVRIARLARAMGAGNWIKIEVISDNKYLLPDNIETIKATEVLAKEGFVVLPYVSPDLMVAKRLRDVGAAAVMPLGAPIGTNRGLKTKELVQIMIDEIDLPIIVDAGIGRPHEACEAMEMGASAVLVNTAIATAGDPVFMAEAFSNAVKAGRMAYISGIGAVKKYAEASSPLTGFLNL; encoded by the coding sequence ATGGAAGATGAATTGATAATCGGTAATAAGAAAATAACAAACAGGTTGTTTATTGGTACAGGTAAATTTCCTGATGACAGTCTTATACCAGATGTGATTAAGAAATCCGGTGCACAGGTTGTCACCGTTGCTGTGAGAAGAGTGGATTTTGGCAAAACTAAAGAAGATATGACAAATTATATACCTGACAACTGTATTCTGATGCCTAATACATCTGGCGCAAGAAATGCTGATGAAGCGGTAAGGATAGCACGTCTTGCAAGAGCTATGGGAGCAGGAAACTGGATAAAAATTGAGGTTATATCTGATAATAAATATTTACTGCCAGATAATATAGAAACAATAAAAGCAACAGAAGTACTTGCTAAGGAAGGGTTTGTTGTTTTGCCTTATGTAAGTCCCGACCTTATGGTGGCGAAAAGGCTTAGAGATGTAGGCGCTGCTGCGGTTATGCCCCTTGGGGCACCTATTGGAACAAATAGAGGGCTTAAAACCAAAGAGCTTGTTCAAATAATGATTGATGAAATAGACCTTCCGATTATTGTCGATGCAGGAATAGGTAGACCCCATGAAGCATGTGAAGCTATGGAAATGGGGGCATCAGCAGTTCTTGTAAATACAGCGATTGCAACGGCTGGTGATCCGGTATTTATGGCAGAGGCTTTCAGTAATGCTGTAAAAGCCGGGAGAATGGCATATATTTCAGGTATTGGTGCTGTAAAAAAGTATGCTGAAGCATCATCGCCATTGACAGGATTTCTAAATTTATAA
- the thiS gene encoding sulfur carrier protein ThiS — MRLKLNGEEVLINKKMTLLEFLSSKGINPDTVVVEYNYDIVKKEKWSQIILKENDNLEVVRFVGGG, encoded by the coding sequence ATGAGGTTAAAACTCAATGGTGAAGAAGTATTAATAAATAAGAAAATGACCCTTTTAGAATTTCTCTCATCGAAAGGCATAAATCCTGATACAGTTGTTGTTGAGTACAATTATGATATTGTCAAAAAAGAAAAATGGTCTCAAATAATTTTAAAGGAAAATGACAATTTAGAAGTTGTAAGATTTGTAGGAGGTGGGTAG
- the yyaC gene encoding spore protease YyaC, giving the protein MDELRIKYNDKDAINVLSEYLCEFINQNSVILCIGTDKCISDSLGPIVGNMLTKMIKGPYVYGTLKKPVHAKNLADNINFIRKNYTYSNIIAIDACLGDEKSIGKISVKKSPLYPGKGIGKKIPPVGDISIIGIIDVYDMIPPYNTRLGFVFEMAEVIALSLQKALFLTAPHL; this is encoded by the coding sequence ATGGATGAATTGCGTATTAAATACAATGATAAAGATGCTATTAATGTATTATCAGAATATTTATGCGAGTTTATTAATCAAAATTCAGTAATTTTATGTATTGGAACAGACAAATGTATCAGCGATTCACTTGGTCCCATTGTTGGCAATATGCTCACTAAGATGATTAAAGGTCCTTATGTATACGGCACTTTAAAAAAGCCTGTTCATGCCAAAAACCTCGCTGATAATATAAATTTTATAAGAAAGAATTATACATATAGCAATATAATTGCCATAGATGCATGCCTTGGCGATGAAAAAAGCATTGGCAAAATATCAGTAAAAAAATCACCTTTATACCCCGGCAAGGGAATAGGAAAAAAAATACCGCCTGTTGGCGATATCTCAATAATAGGAATAATTGACGTATACGACATGATTCCACCTTATAATACAAGATTAGGTTTTGTCTTTGAAATGGCGGAAGTTATTGCTCTAAGCCTGCAAAAAGCCTTATTTTTGACTGCACCCCATCTTTAA
- a CDS encoding GerMN domain-containing protein, whose protein sequence is MKKNLLIIFLIIVVLFSGCSSKSNPEQNTTVRPNTASESIKTVSLYFLNDKSNGLNMETRDIPQNSDVLKQVFRELVNGPKDEFSKPIIPDSTKLISAQLKDSTAYINFSKDYVTKMPENTAKFRICALVNTLTGLSDINRVQILIEGNKVNSIKGYIIGLEPLKRTVITGEVYNNKSRVKKLQDNTKLGKETWRLDPLKVVQMEGGIVGFDSNDQFTLQSKENGKAVINAMHNNKAYVVTLIQPEGVGENNIWVISDVNAQLIKISETDPSKGETFIYGVVKGINPDTRVLTIEREYQDAPDMNNKVGPDIKVLPNAVIHFQEKIGYDSQGGYKYSEKDISFDDIKIGDELGMILTKNKEARAIIVSDKRKLPFNSN, encoded by the coding sequence ATGAAAAAAAATTTATTGATTATATTTCTTATTATTGTAGTTTTATTTTCGGGATGTTCTTCAAAATCAAATCCTGAGCAAAATACCACCGTAAGACCTAATACGGCATCGGAAAGTATTAAAACTGTTTCACTTTATTTCTTAAATGACAAAAGTAATGGTTTAAATATGGAAACGAGGGATATACCGCAAAATTCAGATGTTTTAAAACAGGTATTTAGAGAGCTTGTTAATGGACCAAAAGATGAGTTTTCAAAACCGATAATTCCTGATAGTACGAAACTGATTTCCGCTCAGTTGAAAGATTCGACAGCATATATAAATTTTTCAAAAGATTATGTAACAAAAATGCCTGAAAATACAGCAAAATTTAGAATTTGCGCTTTAGTTAATACACTTACAGGTTTGTCAGATATAAATAGGGTTCAGATACTTATTGAAGGGAATAAGGTTAATTCCATTAAAGGTTATATAATAGGTTTAGAACCTCTAAAAAGGACAGTAATAACAGGAGAAGTGTATAATAACAAATCAAGGGTTAAAAAATTACAGGACAATACGAAACTTGGTAAGGAAACATGGAGGCTTGATCCATTAAAGGTTGTACAAATGGAAGGAGGGATTGTTGGCTTTGATAGTAACGACCAATTTACACTACAATCAAAAGAGAATGGAAAAGCAGTTATAAATGCGATGCATAACAATAAGGCATATGTTGTCACATTAATACAGCCTGAGGGTGTTGGTGAAAACAATATATGGGTAATAAGTGATGTTAATGCACAACTTATAAAGATTTCCGAAACAGACCCATCCAAAGGGGAAACATTTATTTATGGTGTAGTAAAGGGAATTAATCCTGATACAAGGGTTTTAACCATTGAAAGGGAATATCAGGATGCACCGGATATGAATAACAAAGTGGGACCTGATATAAAAGTGCTGCCAAATGCTGTAATACATTTTCAGGAAAAGATAGGTTATGACAGTCAGGGAGGGTATAAATATTCAGAAAAAGATATAAGCTTTGACGATATAAAAATCGGTGATGAACTGGGTATGATATTAACAAAAAATAAGGAGGCAAGAGCTATAATTGTATCTGACAAAAGAAAATTACCGTTTAATTCAAACTAA
- a CDS encoding 4Fe-4S dicluster domain-containing protein has protein sequence MKNNLNAFVIANPNRCIGCRTCEIACALAHLEGNPLSEGTDDFQFNQRLNVIKTATVSSPIQCRHCEDAPCANVCPVGAIVRKNNTIQINNQICIGCKNCLLACPFGAIDFITEYVNGKKNIQENLKIVENSNMYNKERIIANKCDLCIGRENGPACVEVCPTNALRLVKPNMLVNSIKEKRKKVTTALPFI, from the coding sequence GTGAAAAATAATTTAAATGCATTTGTTATTGCTAACCCTAATAGATGCATTGGATGCAGAACATGTGAAATAGCATGTGCATTAGCACATCTTGAAGGGAATCCGCTATCTGAAGGAACAGATGATTTTCAATTCAATCAGCGTTTAAATGTTATTAAAACAGCAACAGTAAGCTCTCCAATACAGTGTCGACATTGTGAGGACGCCCCATGTGCAAATGTCTGTCCGGTTGGAGCTATTGTAAGAAAAAATAATACAATTCAAATTAATAACCAAATTTGTATTGGTTGTAAAAACTGCTTGCTTGCATGTCCTTTTGGTGCTATAGATTTTATAACAGAATATGTAAACGGTAAAAAAAATATACAAGAAAATTTAAAGATTGTAGAAAATTCAAATATGTATAACAAAGAAAGAATAATTGCTAATAAATGTGATTTGTGCATAGGCAGAGAAAATGGTCCTGCATGTGTAGAGGTATGTCCAACAAATGCTTTAAGATTAGTAAAACCAAATATGCTGGTTAATTCGATTAAAGAAAAAAGGAAAAAAGTAACAACAGCTTTACCTTTTATTTAA
- the modA gene encoding molybdate ABC transporter substrate-binding protein, whose amino-acid sequence MKKIKIKWIFLLACGLLTLLFFGGCGQEKTNTPADKTKNANTKSIMIFAGAGLKDALPEVSKKYSQIHPDVKFSFNFAGLGTLQQQIEQGAYCDILIGPGEKQWNTLRSENLIDKATEKKILSDKLVLITPKDSQKVKSFEDLTSPEVNKIAMGDPAVVPGGEWAKKALTSLGLWDKVKSKLIFAKDIQEIRAYVETGNVDAGFIWKSNTTNDNKIRIAAEAPENSCPPVFFRGAVINNSKEKETALDFLNYLKGQEASKIFKKYGFIPLEQKQ is encoded by the coding sequence ATGAAAAAAATTAAAATTAAATGGATATTTTTATTGGCATGCGGATTATTGACTTTATTATTTTTTGGAGGGTGTGGACAGGAAAAGACAAATACACCTGCCGATAAAACGAAAAATGCAAATACAAAAAGCATCATGATATTTGCAGGAGCTGGACTTAAAGATGCCTTGCCAGAGGTGTCAAAAAAATACAGCCAAATTCATCCCGATGTAAAATTTTCCTTCAATTTCGCTGGTCTTGGTACCTTACAACAGCAGATTGAACAGGGAGCATATTGTGATATACTTATAGGTCCCGGAGAAAAACAGTGGAATACATTACGAAGTGAAAATTTGATTGATAAAGCAACAGAAAAAAAGATTTTATCTGATAAACTGGTTCTTATTACACCAAAAGACAGCCAGAAAGTAAAAAGTTTTGAAGACCTTACTTCACCTGAAGTTAATAAAATTGCCATGGGAGATCCTGCTGTTGTACCTGGCGGTGAATGGGCTAAAAAAGCTCTGACAAGCTTAGGACTTTGGGATAAAGTAAAATCTAAACTTATTTTTGCAAAGGATATACAAGAAATCAGAGCTTATGTAGAAACAGGAAATGTGGATGCCGGATTTATATGGAAATCAAATACTACAAATGATAATAAGATTAGGATTGCTGCAGAAGCACCTGAAAATTCCTGCCCTCCTGTTTTCTTCAGAGGAGCAGTTATAAATAACAGCAAGGAAAAAGAAACAGCTCTTGATTTTCTAAACTATCTCAAAGGTCAGGAGGCATCAAAAATTTTCAAAAAATATGGATTTATACCTTTAGAACAAAAACAATAA
- the modB gene encoding molybdate ABC transporter permease subunit, with product MIYPIFLSIKVSIIATVINFIIAISLARFFLIKNFSGKEILETFFCLPLVLPPTVTGFILLVLIGRNGPIGFLIKKIFNGQLLFTWWAAVIASSIVAFPLMYKSAKAAFESVDIKQERAARILGANEFRVLCTVTMPLAWPGILSGIVLSFARAIGEFGATLMIAGNIPGKTQTMPIAIYFAAEGGDYKTAGYFVIVILLLSFGLIYYINWISKKKILHYTEKERK from the coding sequence ATGATATATCCTATATTCTTATCAATAAAAGTATCAATAATAGCAACAGTTATTAACTTTATAATAGCAATATCTCTTGCACGTTTTTTTTTAATAAAAAATTTTTCAGGAAAAGAAATCTTGGAAACCTTTTTTTGTTTGCCATTGGTTTTGCCCCCAACGGTTACGGGTTTTATCCTTCTTGTACTCATAGGAAGAAATGGACCAATAGGTTTTCTCATTAAGAAAATATTTAACGGTCAACTGCTGTTTACGTGGTGGGCTGCTGTAATTGCATCTTCTATAGTCGCCTTTCCGCTCATGTATAAGAGTGCAAAAGCGGCTTTTGAAAGCGTAGATATAAAACAGGAGCGGGCTGCACGTATTTTAGGCGCAAATGAGTTTAGGGTTCTTTGTACTGTTACGATGCCTCTTGCCTGGCCTGGTATTCTATCGGGTATAGTTCTTTCATTTGCACGAGCTATTGGTGAGTTTGGAGCAACATTGATGATTGCAGGTAATATCCCAGGCAAGACTCAGACAATGCCAATAGCAATTTATTTTGCAGCAGAGGGGGGAGATTACAAAACAGCCGGATATTTTGTTATTGTAATTCTTTTATTATCTTTTGGTTTAATATATTATATAAACTGGATCTCAAAAAAGAAAATTTTACATTATACAGAAAAAGAAAGAAAATAA